The genomic DNA GGTGGAGCCGCCCAGGGTGCTCTGCGTCGGACCCGAGCCCATCGTGGCCGGACTGCAGGCGGTGTTGACCCAGCCCCTGGCGCTTCCGGCCCGGCGCGGGCCGGCGACGCAGGAGGTCTCGCTCGCCCGGGCGGCGCCGCAGGTCGAGTGCGTTCCCGAGCGCGTGCGGGTGAGCTGGGTGGCCGAGCGCCGGCGCCTCCGCACCCTGTCCCAAGTGCCGCTCACGGTGGTGCCGCCCGCACGGGCCGGCTGGAACGTCGAACTCGAGGTGTCGCACGCCGTGCTGACCCTGGGGGGACCCGAGTCGCGCCTCAGCGCCCTCGCTGGCGCCGACATCGGACTCTTCCTCGACGCCAGCCGCCTCACCCCGGGTCATCACATCGAAGTGCCCGTGATCCCGCAGCTGCCACCTTGGATCGAGCTCGTCTCCCTCGAGCCCAGGGCAGTGAGCCTCACCGTGCGCGGGAGCGGCGGCTCGAGCCGGTCTGCCGCAGCCTCGTCGCGCCGGAGATCGGGCACGGATCTGCCTTGAAAGAACGCTCCCGCGCCGGTGCAGCCGACTCCAGACACGAGGGACGCATGCCGACTTTCCTGCGCTCGCGCTGGTTCCACCTCGCTCTCTGGCTCGGGGTGGTGTTTGGCCTTTCCTCCATCCCGGACCTGAAGCCCCCGGGTGCCGGCATCGCCGGAATCGACAAGCTCTTCCATGCCGGTGAGTACGCCGTTCTCGGGGCGCTCTGGGGCCGGGCCCGGCGCGGCGGGCGCTGGCCAGCGTTGCAGGGAGCTCTGGTCGGCCTCGTCGTGGGCAGCCTGGACGAACTCTCGCAGGGCCGCGTCCCGGGGCGAGAGAAGGATGTGCTCGATGCGGTTGCCGACCTTTTGGGGGCCACCTGCGGCTGTCTCGCCTGGTCGCTGTGGACGCGGCGGCGCCGAGATCCCATTCTCTCCTGAACGGCCGGGAAGCCTTGAGGGGCCGCACGCGGCCGGGAATGGACCCAGGGCCGCATTCAGCCGAGGCCATGATGCGATTCCAGCGCCAGCGCGGCACCCAGGACCTGTTGCCGGAGCAGGCAAGACACTGGCAGCACCTCGACGCGCAGGTGCGTCGCACTTTCGCCAGCTTCGACTATGGCGAGATCCGCACGCCCCTGTTCGAGGACACCCAGCTCTTCGTGCGCGGTGTGGGCGCCGACACGGACATCGTGCAGAAGGAGATGTACACCTTCCTCGATCGCAAAGGCCGCAGCCTCAGTCTGCGGCCGGAAGGAACGGCGGCGGTGGTGCGGGCTTACCTGGAGAACGGCATGGGACGTGAAGGCGGCGTGCGCCGGCTCTACTACCTCGGTCCCATGTACCGCTACGACCGGCCGCAAGCCGGTCGCTTCCGCGAGTTCTTCCAGCTGGGGGCCGAGGCCATCGGCAGCGCCGCGCCCGAGCAGGACCTGGAAATCGTCGATCTGATGATGACGGTGCTGCAGGAGCTCGGCCTCGAGGACCTGGAGGTGGAAATCAACAGTGTCGGCCACCCGGGCTGCCGTGCCGCCTACGAAACACTGCTGCGCCGGGCACTGGAAGCCGAGCAAGAGGCGCTCTGCCCCACCTGCCGCGAGCGCCACGTCCACAACCCGCTGCGGGTGTTCGACTGCAAGAACGAAGGCTGC from Candidatus Krumholzibacteriia bacterium includes the following:
- a CDS encoding VanZ family protein, encoding MPTFLRSRWFHLALWLGVVFGLSSIPDLKPPGAGIAGIDKLFHAGEYAVLGALWGRARRGGRWPALQGALVGLVVGSLDELSQGRVPGREKDVLDAVADLLGATCGCLAWSLWTRRRRDPILS
- the hisS gene encoding histidine--tRNA ligase; amino-acid sequence: MMRFQRQRGTQDLLPEQARHWQHLDAQVRRTFASFDYGEIRTPLFEDTQLFVRGVGADTDIVQKEMYTFLDRKGRSLSLRPEGTAAVVRAYLENGMGREGGVRRLYYLGPMYRYDRPQAGRFREFFQLGAEAIGSAAPEQDLEIVDLMMTVLQELGLEDLEVEINSVGHPGCRAAYETLLRRALEAEQEALCPTCRERHVHNPLRVFDCKNEGCRAVAQRLPLLRQHLCEDCAAHHAAVLRGLDRLRLPHRENPHIVRGLDYYTRTAFEVHYPPLGAQSALGGGGRYDGLVEACGGPPTPAVGFSAGIERLLFALEQTRPQTLPSPRGAPIQVLPQEESARLAALELARELRRAAPTAVDLSGRSLKAQLKSADRAGALVAVILGAEERERDEVVVRDLVQGAQASHRRELAPQVVAALLEQSGERR